The following is a genomic window from Sutcliffiella horikoshii.
AGTAATATCGACTATTTTTGCATAGTATAGTAGAAAAATGTTTGAAGGGACGGATAGCTCTTGCTCGTGGGGAGGTAGGGGGACACGTGAAATCTCATATGTGTCTTTTTCTATTTAAAGCTTGTTTTAAAGCGGTTTTTGACGCGAGGGAAGAGATAAAATATGATAGAGGAAAATGATTAGGGTAAGGGTGTTGGTGAATGAGAGTGTTGATGGTGGAGGACGACAGGACGATCGCTGCGGGTTTGGAGTATTCGCTTCGGCAGGAAGGATATGAGACCATTCTTTGTCATGATATCAAATCGGCAGAGTCGGAGATCGCTAGTAGACTTGAAGAGATAGATTTATGCTTATTTGATTTGTCCTTGCCTGATGGGAGCGGCTATGACCTTTGCGAACAGGTGAAAAAGAGAGAGGACAAACCGGTGATTTTTCTTACGGCCTTTGATGATGAGGTGAATGTGGTGATGGGTCTTGATATGGGGGCGGACGATTATATTACAAAGCCATTCCGGGTCCGTGAGTTGCTTTCCCGCATTAAGTCGGTCTTACGACGTTATCATAAGCAGCCTGAGCAGGCCAAAAGCTACATAGATATCGAGAATGTCCGCATTAATACGTTGGAAGGTAAAGTATTCAAAAACGGGGAAGAGGTCCTGCTGACTGCATTGGAATACCGGTTGTTGATGATTTTTGCCAACCATATCGGGCAGGTCCTGACGAGAGCCCAGCTGCTTGACCGGATTTGGGATGTGGCAGGTGACTTTGTCAATGACAACACACTGACGGTTTACATCAAGCGTTTGCGGGAGAAGTTGGAGGACAACCCTCAAAACCCTCTGATCATCCGAACCGTGCGCGGCATGGGCTATAAGGCAGGTCAATAAGATGTGGCGAAACAGAGAAGTTCAACTATACCTGATCACCATGATCTTGATTGGCGCTGTAGCAAGCGTTGCAGCAGCCCTCTTTTTTACCATATCCACAACAATACTTGTTCTCGCAACCACCATGTTGCTCATCGCTTCCAGTGTGGTTTTCACCAGATGGAGATACAAGGAAATCGAAAAACTCTCAGGATATTTACGCCAGATAAGCAATGGCAATTATGAAATGGATGTAAGGGACAATCATGAGGGAGAACTGAGTATTTTAAAAAGCGATATTTATAAGGTCACCCTGATGCTTTCAGAACAGCGTTCCTATTTGGAACAAGATAAAATCAAATTAACAAATGCGATATCAGATATCTCTCATCAATTGAAAACTCCGCTTACCTCCATGATGGTCATGGCTGATTTGCTCAGCGATAAAAAGCTCGATGAATCAAAGCGTGCTGAATTCACCCAGAATATCCGTGTGCAATTGGAAAGAATCGAATGGCTTGTGTCTTCCCTTTTAAAACTATCCAAAATTGATGCAGGGACTGTCAGTTTTAAAAAAGACAACGTTTCAGTCCAGGGCCTTATTGAAAGGGCTGTGCAGCCGGTATTGATTCCAATGGATATTAGAGAGCAGACTTTAGTGGTGGAAGGGGATGAGTCTGTCACTTTTACAGGAGATAATCACTGGACGGCAGAGGCATTGATCAATATTTTAAAAAACTGTGTGGAACATACTCCAGTCGGCGGCAACATATTCATTTCGTTTTCAGAAAATCCCCTCTTTACAGAAATTAGAGTCAAGGATAATGGACATGGAATTCCCAAGGAAGATCTCCCTTATATCTTCAGGCGTTTTTATAAAGGTAAAAATGCAGGAGAAGATAGCGTAGGAATCGGGCTTGCCATGGCATACAGCATCATCACAAGTCAGCAGGGGGATATCGAAGTCAGAAGCGAACAAGGCAAGGGGACCGAGTTTCATATCAAGTTTTATAACAAGGCTCGCACCTGACATAAGGGGATAGGTTCATCCTGTGGGACATGAATCTATCCCCTTAAGTGACTAAATTGTCACGATAGAAGTCACTTTATAGTCATCTTAGGCAGATATACTAAGGGTACATTTGAAAACATGGAGGGAATGCAATGAGCATTTTACAAATAGAAAATCTGTCTAAGGTTTATGGTAAGGGAGATACAGCGGTAAAGGCATTGGATGATGTATCATTTTCGGTGGAAAAGGGAGAATTCGTCGCGATCATCGGTCCATCCGGATCTGGTAAGTCAACGCTTCTTCATTTACTCGGTGGGGTGGACAGACCGTCAAGTGGGAAGGTGCTTGTTGATAATACGGATATCTACCAATTGAATGAAACCCAGCTGGCGATATTCAGACGCAGGCAGATCGGATTGATCTATCAGTTTTATAATCTCATTCCGATTTTGACAGTAGAGGAGAACATGACATTGCCATTACTGTTGGATGAACACAAAGTGGACCAGAAACAATTCAGTGATATTGCATCCATCCTTGGATTGGACCATCGTCTGAATCACTTGCCCAATCAACTTTCTGGCGGACAGCAACAGCGTGTATCCATCGGAAGGGCTCTCATCAGCAATCCGGCGATCATTCTGGCGGATGAGCCGACGGGTAATTTAGACAGCAAGAACAGCGGCGAGATCATGGAGCTTTTGAAAATGTTCAATAAAACTTTCAATCAGACGCTTATCGTTATTACCCATGATGAAAGGATTGCCCTGCAGGCTGACCGTGTCATTGAAATCAATGATGGAAAAGTTGCCAAGGACGAGGTGATCCGTCCATGAACATTATTAACAAGCTGACCATACGGCATCTGAAGAAAAATAAGAGAAGGACGATGGTGACCATCATTGGAGTCATCATCTCGGTTTCGATGGTAATGGCTGTCGCGACGCTTGGAGTTTCCTTTCTAGATCTTTTGAAAAGGCAAACCATTGCAGACAACGGAGAATGGCATGTTCAATATAAAAATGTCACTAGCGATCAAATAAAAGCAATCGAAAAAGATGGGAATACGAAAGATCTTATTCTTTCCAGCGATATGGGTTATGCCATGTTGGAAGGAGACGAGATGACAGATAAGCCCTATCTCTTTTTTAAAGGATACAATGAAGAAGGTTTGGAACAATTTCCTATAAAGTTAAGCAGTGGACGCCTACCTAAAGCGGCAAATGAAGTAGTCGTGTCTGATCATCTTGCGAAAGACATAGGGATTAATTATGAAATCGGCGCAGAAATGACCGTTGAAATTGGAAATCGTATGATGGAAGGTGAACCGGCCCCTTTGCTGCAGAACTATTCTGTTCAAAGAGGGGAAGAGGGATATCTTGAAAACTTGGAAATCCACACAACAGAAACTTTCACTGTTGTAGGAACGATTGAAAGGCCTTCTTGGGAGGAGCCGTGGGCACCAGGATACACGGTGATTAACTATATCGATCAGGAAAATCTGAATCAAGCGGTGAACGTTGACGCCGTTGTGGTGGTTAAGGATTTAAGCCGTTCCATTTTCAAACAAGCGGAACAACTTGCACAACAAAACGATATAGTTGGGGTAGGTTTCAATGATGAACTGCTCCGATATTATGGTATCACTGATAACGATAATCTCCATACGACCATGTATTCTTTGGCAGGAATCATCATTGCTGTCATCGTGATTGGTTCGGTATCTCTGATATATAATGCCTTTGCAATCAGCGTTTCCGAACGGGCAAGGCATTTGGGTATGCTTTCAAGTGTTGGGGCAACCAAGAAACAAAAGCGTAATTCGGTCTTCTTTGAAGGGGTCGTCATAGGGTTGATCAGTATTCCAATCGGTGTCTTAGCAGGGCTTGGTGGGATAGCAATTACCTTTATGTTCATCAACACCTATATAGCGGATGCATTAGGAACAAGTGTAAAGCTTGAAGTAGTTGTCACGCCAGCTTCTGTTCTGGTTGCTTGCTTCATTTCAAGTGCCACTATTTTTGTTTCCACCTACATGCCAGCCCGTAAAGCATCCAAAGTCTCAGCCATCGATGCAATCCGCCAGACACAGGATATAAAGCTAACAGGCAAAGCGGTCAAGACATCCAAGCTTGTCAGAAAAATATTCGGCTTGGAAGCGGAAATCGGACTGAAAAATGTAAAAAGGAATAAGAAAAGGTATTATGCCACATTGTTTTCACTCGTCATCAGCATCATCCTTTTCTTATCTGTATCATACTTCACAAATAATTTGAGCAGGTCTGTGGAAATGTCACAGGCTGGAACCGATTTTGATATTTTAGTTTCAGGAAGCAGCGGAGATATTTCCGACCTTGAATCCTTGGTTCATACAGAAGGTGTAACGGGTTATAGTCTCCAAAAGACGGTTCAGTTAACGTCACTAATAGAGGAAGATAAATTTACTGAAGAGTTGATCGCTGTTATCGAAAAAGAAAATATCGAACTTCAAGATGGTAGATATCCATATTACGTGAATGTATATGGGTTGAGTGAAAGTAGTTTTCAGGAGTATGCCGATAAAGCCGGAACGGACGCGGTAACCTACCGAGATTTAGAAGACCCGAAGGCGATCATTATTGAAAAAATATCTTACCAGGATTACGAAGCATCCAAGTTTGTGGAAACAAAATCGATCAACACCAAACCCGGTGAGAGAATCGAGCTGCAATTTACCGATTATGAAACAAACGAGAGAACCATGCTTGCGGGACTTGAAGTCGGTGCACTGACAGATGAGGTCCCCATGGGAACCAACACAGCAAGGGTTGGCGGGTTGGATATAGTCGTGCCGATCGAAACCTTGGATGCCATCCTCAATGAGAAGGCACTTAATGAGGTGCAATCATACCTTTACCTGAATAGCAGTGATCCCATGAAGACGCAAGAAGCACTCGAAGAAGTCGTTCCCTCTTCCATGTATATATATAACGTCTTTCAAAACAGAGAGCGTGAACAACAAATGATCATGTTCTTATCGGTATTCACCTATGGTTTCATTGCATTGATTTCTTTGATTTCCATTGCCAATATCTTTAATACCATTTCTACCAGCATTTCCTTACGAAAGAGAGAATTTGCGATGCTGAAGTCTGTCGGAATGACCCCGAAAGGCTTTAACAAAATGATCAATTACGAAAGCATCTTCTACGGAGTGAATGCCCTGTTATTTGGCTTGCCGATCAGCTTCGTTGTCATGTATCTGATACATCGTTCTGTAAACGAAACATTCCAATACGGGTTTACCCTGCCGTGGCTAGATATCGTGTTTGTGATAGCAGCCATTTTCGTTATCGTCAGCTCAGCCATGCTATATTCCATCTCCAAAATAAAAAAAGAAAACATCATTGATGGGTTGAAGCAAGAGAATATATAAGCATTAGATAAAATAAGAAAATCTTATATCTATTCATAAAATAACAGTCATTTCTATTATCACCCTCTTTGAGTAAGATGAAAGTAGAATCTAACATCTTACAAAAGGAGGGTTTTTCATGTCATTTGCAATCAACAAAATCGATCATGTCCAGCTTGCCATGCCAAAGGGGCTGGAGGATGACGCGCGCAAATTTTATGGTGAGATTTTAGGCTTAGAAGAAGTGGAAAAGCCGGAGTCGCTTAGAAAAAGAGGCGGGGTGTGGTTTAGTAAAGGTGCTGTTCATCTTCATTTAGGGGTGGAGGAGCCTTTTATTCCTGCAAAAAAAGCACATCCGGCATTTGAGGTTCATCAAATAGAAGAGTTTAAACATTATCTGAGCTCACAGGCGGTGGAGTACACGGTGGACGAGAATCTTCCTGGAGCAAATAGGATTTATGTAAGTGATCCTTTTGGAAACAGGCTGGAGTTTTTGGAATGGGTTTGAGTTCTTAAGAAAGACAGGTGCCCTTGAATTATGCAATAAATAAGAGGATTTATACAATAAACCACCGAAATTATTCAATAAACGCTGTGATTTATTCAATAAATCCTGTTAAATTCACCACAATCCATTTATTCCCACACTATCTAATGAAAGTTGTGTGTTCGGAGAAGGTGGTGGGTCGAGGAACCTGTCCCCACAGCCCTCTACCCCCGCAACCATTTCACCACTTCGATCCTGGTTCCTTGTTCCATGACGGAATCTATCATGAACTCATCCATCATTCTTTTTACTCCGGGGAGGCCTGCGCCGAGGCTGTCGGAGGTGGAGTAGCCGTCTTCCATGGCTTTGCCGATACTGGTGATTCCGGGTCCGTTGTCGACTACAATCACACTTAATCCTGGTGCGTATTTATGTATCACCTCTATAGAAACAGTGCCCGATCCGGCATATTTTATCACGTTTCGTGCGAGTTCTGAGATGGCGGTCGTGATGCGGACTTGATCAATATAGTTGAAACCCATACTGATGGCTAT
Proteins encoded in this region:
- a CDS encoding ABC transporter ATP-binding protein gives rise to the protein MSILQIENLSKVYGKGDTAVKALDDVSFSVEKGEFVAIIGPSGSGKSTLLHLLGGVDRPSSGKVLVDNTDIYQLNETQLAIFRRRQIGLIYQFYNLIPILTVEENMTLPLLLDEHKVDQKQFSDIASILGLDHRLNHLPNQLSGGQQQRVSIGRALISNPAIILADEPTGNLDSKNSGEIMELLKMFNKTFNQTLIVITHDERIALQADRVIEINDGKVAKDEVIRP
- a CDS encoding VOC family protein, which produces MSFAINKIDHVQLAMPKGLEDDARKFYGEILGLEEVEKPESLRKRGGVWFSKGAVHLHLGVEEPFIPAKKAHPAFEVHQIEEFKHYLSSQAVEYTVDENLPGANRIYVSDPFGNRLEFLEWV
- a CDS encoding response regulator transcription factor, with the translated sequence MRVLMVEDDRTIAAGLEYSLRQEGYETILCHDIKSAESEIASRLEEIDLCLFDLSLPDGSGYDLCEQVKKREDKPVIFLTAFDDEVNVVMGLDMGADDYITKPFRVRELLSRIKSVLRRYHKQPEQAKSYIDIENVRINTLEGKVFKNGEEVLLTALEYRLLMIFANHIGQVLTRAQLLDRIWDVAGDFVNDNTLTVYIKRLREKLEDNPQNPLIIRTVRGMGYKAGQ
- a CDS encoding ABC transporter permease, yielding MNIINKLTIRHLKKNKRRTMVTIIGVIISVSMVMAVATLGVSFLDLLKRQTIADNGEWHVQYKNVTSDQIKAIEKDGNTKDLILSSDMGYAMLEGDEMTDKPYLFFKGYNEEGLEQFPIKLSSGRLPKAANEVVVSDHLAKDIGINYEIGAEMTVEIGNRMMEGEPAPLLQNYSVQRGEEGYLENLEIHTTETFTVVGTIERPSWEEPWAPGYTVINYIDQENLNQAVNVDAVVVVKDLSRSIFKQAEQLAQQNDIVGVGFNDELLRYYGITDNDNLHTTMYSLAGIIIAVIVIGSVSLIYNAFAISVSERARHLGMLSSVGATKKQKRNSVFFEGVVIGLISIPIGVLAGLGGIAITFMFINTYIADALGTSVKLEVVVTPASVLVACFISSATIFVSTYMPARKASKVSAIDAIRQTQDIKLTGKAVKTSKLVRKIFGLEAEIGLKNVKRNKKRYYATLFSLVISIILFLSVSYFTNNLSRSVEMSQAGTDFDILVSGSSGDISDLESLVHTEGVTGYSLQKTVQLTSLIEEDKFTEELIAVIEKENIELQDGRYPYYVNVYGLSESSFQEYADKAGTDAVTYRDLEDPKAIIIEKISYQDYEASKFVETKSINTKPGERIELQFTDYETNERTMLAGLEVGALTDEVPMGTNTARVGGLDIVVPIETLDAILNEKALNEVQSYLYLNSSDPMKTQEALEEVVPSSMYIYNVFQNREREQQMIMFLSVFTYGFIALISLISIANIFNTISTSISLRKREFAMLKSVGMTPKGFNKMINYESIFYGVNALLFGLPISFVVMYLIHRSVNETFQYGFTLPWLDIVFVIAAIFVIVSSAMLYSISKIKKENIIDGLKQENI
- a CDS encoding anti-sigma regulatory factor, with product MDIKHQLTIKDDKDIIMARRLGREIAISMGFNYIDQVRITTAISELARNVIKYAGSGTVSIEVIHKYAPGLSVIVVDNGPGITSIGKAMEDGYSTSDSLGAGLPGVKRMMDEFMIDSVMEQGTRIEVVKWLRG
- a CDS encoding sensor histidine kinase; this encodes MWRNREVQLYLITMILIGAVASVAAALFFTISTTILVLATTMLLIASSVVFTRWRYKEIEKLSGYLRQISNGNYEMDVRDNHEGELSILKSDIYKVTLMLSEQRSYLEQDKIKLTNAISDISHQLKTPLTSMMVMADLLSDKKLDESKRAEFTQNIRVQLERIEWLVSSLLKLSKIDAGTVSFKKDNVSVQGLIERAVQPVLIPMDIREQTLVVEGDESVTFTGDNHWTAEALINILKNCVEHTPVGGNIFISFSENPLFTEIRVKDNGHGIPKEDLPYIFRRFYKGKNAGEDSVGIGLAMAYSIITSQQGDIEVRSEQGKGTEFHIKFYNKART